One region of Lebetimonas natsushimae genomic DNA includes:
- the miaB gene encoding tRNA (N6-isopentenyl adenosine(37)-C2)-methylthiotransferase MiaB produces MKKLFIETFGCQMNVKDSEHIIAELADEYEITSNPKNADLIILNTCSVREKPVNKLFSELGALRKINPNAKFGVCGCTASHMGEDILKRAPYVSFVLGARNVSKIKEAVNKEKYIFTDINYDDTTYMFKNTRKNPYKDFVNIMVGCDKKCSFCIVPKTRGKEISIPMDLILKQIEQLANEGVKEITLLGQNVNNYGKRFSVPHPKVDFTDLLKEVSRIDGIEIIRFTSPHPLHADDKFLDEFANNPKIAKHIHFPLQSGSTRILKAMKRGYSKEWFLNRCEILRQIPEVSITTDIIVGFPGESEEDFNETLDVVRKVRFEQMFSFVYSPRPLTEAAKMPNQVDKEVAKKRLYKLQSMHKKIQDEIYQNKKNKIYKALIEEETIARSNNNFTIKIAPSKKFLGKIVNVKIKEVINHNLIGEII; encoded by the coding sequence GTGAAAAAATTATTTATAGAAACTTTCGGCTGTCAAATGAATGTGAAAGACAGCGAACATATCATCGCCGAACTGGCGGACGAATATGAAATTACCTCTAATCCAAAAAATGCTGATTTAATTATATTAAACACCTGCTCAGTCAGGGAAAAACCGGTAAACAAACTCTTCTCCGAGCTTGGAGCCCTTAGAAAAATAAACCCCAATGCAAAATTTGGTGTCTGTGGTTGTACTGCAAGTCATATGGGTGAAGATATTTTAAAAAGGGCACCATATGTAAGTTTTGTTTTAGGCGCGAGAAATGTAAGTAAAATAAAAGAGGCTGTAAACAAAGAAAAATATATTTTTACAGATATAAATTACGACGATACAACTTATATGTTCAAAAACACAAGAAAAAACCCTTATAAGGATTTTGTAAACATAATGGTGGGATGCGACAAAAAATGCAGCTTTTGTATAGTTCCGAAAACAAGGGGAAAAGAAATATCAATCCCTATGGATTTAATCTTAAAACAAATTGAACAACTTGCAAATGAAGGCGTTAAAGAAATAACCCTTTTAGGACAAAATGTAAATAATTACGGCAAAAGATTCAGCGTTCCCCATCCAAAAGTTGATTTTACAGATTTATTAAAAGAAGTCAGTCGAATTGACGGAATTGAAATTATAAGATTCACTTCCCCTCATCCACTTCATGCGGATGACAAATTTTTGGACGAATTTGCAAACAATCCCAAAATTGCAAAACATATACATTTCCCACTTCAGAGCGGAAGCACCAGAATACTTAAAGCCATGAAAAGGGGATATTCCAAAGAATGGTTTCTAAACAGATGTGAAATTTTGCGCCAAATTCCGGAAGTTTCAATTACAACCGATATTATCGTTGGATTCCCGGGTGAGAGTGAAGAAGACTTTAACGAAACTCTGGATGTGGTTAGGAAAGTCAGATTTGAGCAGATGTTTTCTTTTGTATATTCACCAAGACCTTTAACGGAAGCTGCAAAAATGCCAAATCAGGTTGATAAAGAAGTTGCAAAAAAAAGGCTTTACAAACTTCAATCCATGCATAAAAAAATTCAGGATGAAATTTATCAAAATAAAAAAAATAAAATTTACAAAGCACTTATTGAAGAAGAAACAATTGCCAGAAGCAATAACAATTTTACAATTAAAATTGCCCCAAGTAAAAAATTTTTAGGTAAAATAGTTAATGTAAAAATAAAAGAAGTTATTAATCATAATTTAATAGGAGAAATAATATAA
- a CDS encoding MqnA/MqnD/SBP family protein — protein sequence MLKKYKLAHSPDADDIFMYYAIKFGWINTHEWIMDNGKWKIQKKYEFENTAEDIETLNQKTLKNIYDISAISFGAYPFLKDEYALLRCAVSFGYGYGPKLVKLKGKKLKPNFKVALSGKYTTNALLFKIYYPKARIVYKNFLEIEDAVLSGEVDAGVLIHESILHFSEKLEVEKEIWDIWQEFAEGLPLPLGGMAIRRSIPLLDAINIENILTKAVDIANRHKNILAKMLLERKLVRVDDKTLDKYLDMYANNKSVEMDEEQLNALNKLFEIGYKHNLTPHMEDVRKYLIPKEYKTLRMES from the coding sequence ATTTTGAAAAAATATAAATTAGCCCATTCTCCCGATGCAGACGATATTTTTATGTATTATGCCATCAAATTTGGCTGGATAAATACCCACGAATGGATAATGGATAATGGAAAATGGAAAATTCAAAAAAAATATGAATTTGAAAACACGGCGGAAGATATAGAAACCTTAAATCAAAAAACACTAAAAAACATTTACGATATAAGCGCAATCAGTTTTGGGGCATATCCGTTTTTAAAAGACGAATACGCCCTGCTTAGATGTGCCGTAAGTTTTGGATACGGATACGGACCGAAATTAGTTAAATTAAAAGGAAAAAAATTAAAACCGAATTTCAAAGTGGCCCTCAGCGGCAAATACACCACAAATGCCCTGCTTTTTAAAATTTATTATCCAAAAGCAAGAATTGTTTATAAAAATTTCCTTGAAATTGAAGATGCCGTATTAAGCGGTGAAGTGGATGCCGGGGTATTAATTCATGAGAGTATTTTACATTTTAGTGAAAAACTTGAAGTTGAAAAAGAAATTTGGGATATATGGCAGGAATTTGCAGAAGGTTTGCCTCTTCCTCTTGGAGGAATGGCAATTCGCCGTTCAATTCCGCTGCTTGATGCAATCAATATAGAAAATATCCTTACAAAAGCAGTGGACATTGCAAACAGACACAAAAACATTTTAGCCAAAATGCTGCTTGAAAGAAAATTGGTAAGGGTTGATGACAAAACACTTGATAAATACCTGGATATGTATGCAAACAATAAATCCGTTGAAATGGATGAAGAGCAGTTAAACGCCCTAAATAAACTGTTTGAAATCGGTTATAAACACAATCTGACCCCCCATATGGAAGATGTAAGAAAATATTTAATACCAAAAGAATATAAAACATTAAGAATGGAGAGTTAA
- a CDS encoding tyrosine-type recombinase/integrase codes for MRKGKNYMLKFLEKEAAKFLKYIEKTKSEETLRTYESTLREAIDFIEIINNEIDITPYRLHIAKLNKKTIAKKISALRSFFEFLQMEGFKYKIIGDEHIKVPKTLPKPVNFEKIKEALKLATMDEYLAIMVIFSLGLRISEAANIKLNDIKGDWIEIRGKGNKTRILPLHPKLKEFIKKYLEINSKKTYLFEKDGIPIGSSKLRYIIQKAFKKAGIHVTPHQLRHSFATYMLDRGARINDVSELLGHEFISTTQIYTKLNSSLKLKNYLKAHPLCS; via the coding sequence ATGAGAAAGGGAAAAAACTATATGTTGAAGTTTTTGGAAAAAGAAGCGGCTAAATTTTTAAAATATATTGAAAAAACCAAATCAGAAGAAACATTAAGAACATACGAAAGTACTTTAAGAGAAGCTATAGATTTTATAGAAATTATCAATAATGAAATAGACATTACCCCTTACAGACTTCATATTGCAAAACTTAACAAAAAAACAATAGCAAAAAAAATTTCAGCCCTTAGAAGTTTTTTTGAATTTTTGCAAATGGAAGGGTTTAAGTATAAAATTATAGGCGATGAACATATAAAAGTCCCGAAAACCCTGCCAAAACCTGTCAATTTCGAAAAAATCAAAGAAGCACTGAAACTGGCGACAATGGATGAATATCTAGCAATTATGGTCATTTTTTCACTCGGTCTTAGAATAAGTGAAGCCGCAAATATAAAATTAAATGACATTAAAGGCGACTGGATAGAAATCAGAGGTAAGGGAAACAAAACAAGAATCCTGCCTCTTCATCCGAAACTTAAAGAATTTATAAAAAAATATCTTGAAATAAATTCCAAAAAAACTTATCTTTTTGAAAAAGACGGTATTCCTATCGGAAGCAGTAAACTCAGATATATAATCCAAAAAGCCTTTAAAAAAGCCGGTATTCATGTAACCCCGCATCAGCTAAGACATTCCTTCGCCACATATATGCTTGATAGGGGTGCCAGAATAAACGATGTAAGTGAGCTTTTAGGACATGAATTCATATCAACTACTCAGATATATACCAAACTGAATTCCAGTTTAAAATTAAAAAACTATTTAAAAGCGCATCCGC
- a CDS encoding type II toxin-antitoxin system PemK/MazF family toxin, whose translation MENGKFEKWYEKNQLALKCKPRTQRASFVEFFEGEFKGEPPVNFKRGEIYFAKLTDSAKTRPFLIYQNNYLNEACFRGLYHTVVVLPLSGQILGGDYRILIKKRDLMTKDSEIVATAIGIISVGKIIFSKGIVTKLTDEEMKKVDNAVMKVTGMEK comes from the coding sequence ATGGAGAATGGAAAATTTGAGAAATGGTATGAAAAAAACCAATTAGCCCTCAAATGCAAACCACGCACACAAAGGGCAAGTTTTGTGGAATTTTTTGAAGGGGAATTTAAAGGCGAACCACCCGTCAATTTTAAAAGGGGAGAAATATATTTTGCAAAACTTACCGACTCCGCAAAAACAAGACCGTTTTTAATTTATCAAAATAATTATTTAAATGAAGCCTGTTTCAGGGGACTTTACCATACAGTAGTAGTTTTACCGCTTTCGGGACAAATTTTAGGAGGAGATTATAGAATTTTAATAAAAAAAAGGGATTTAATGACCAAAGACAGTGAAATAGTGGCTACTGCAATTGGTATAATTTCAGTAGGAAAAATAATATTTTCAAAAGGAATTGTCACAAAACTGACTGATGAAGAGATGAAAAAAGTTGATAATGCAGTTATGAAAGTTACAGGGATGGAAAAATGA
- the fliQ gene encoding flagellar biosynthesis protein FliQ codes for MNQSEIIALAVQTLKLALMLSLPALLVGMIVGLIISIFQATTQINEMTLSFVPKIIAIAVVLILTMPWMLNEMIDFTTYIFKLIPTFLR; via the coding sequence ATGAATCAATCTGAAATTATAGCATTAGCCGTTCAAACATTAAAACTTGCCCTTATGCTCTCCCTTCCGGCACTTTTAGTTGGTATGATAGTGGGGCTTATTATTTCCATTTTTCAGGCAACCACACAAATAAACGAAATGACACTCAGTTTTGTGCCAAAAATTATTGCAATTGCAGTTGTTTTAATCCTTACAATGCCCTGGATGTTAAATGAAATGATAGATTTTACAACTTATATTTTTAAATTAATACCTACATTCCTCAGATAA
- a CDS encoding DUF475 domain-containing protein — protein sequence MKYFYFSFLIAFIGLGISFFIGRFEAVYLTAILAILEISLSFDNAVVNAKILKKMDKIWQQRFLTWGLIIAVFGMRLIFPILIVALAANIGIMQTVNIALFEPQKYHEILLTAEKLIYAFGGGFLWMVFSDFMFEQKKVKWIKPIENTAEKFGKINNISLMIATLIGVVIIYDAKSYEVAIAYFLGILSYSLLKALDEYFSTENVKNGLMGLVYLEVLDASFSFDGVIGAFAITSNIILIMLGLGIGAMFVRSLTIWMVEKGVIDEYKYLEHGAHYAIGILAFIMFLKIFMEIPEAITGTLGLILLIAAFIHSKMELKK from the coding sequence ATGAAATATTTTTATTTTTCTTTTTTAATTGCATTTATAGGGCTTGGGATTTCCTTTTTTATAGGCAGGTTTGAAGCAGTTTATTTAACGGCTATTTTGGCAATTTTAGAAATTTCCCTCTCTTTTGACAATGCCGTGGTAAATGCAAAAATTTTAAAAAAAATGGATAAAATATGGCAGCAGAGGTTTTTAACATGGGGACTTATTATTGCCGTTTTTGGAATGAGGCTTATTTTTCCTATTTTGATAGTTGCCTTGGCTGCAAATATAGGAATTATGCAAACTGTAAATATAGCGCTTTTTGAGCCTCAAAAATATCATGAAATTTTACTTACCGCAGAAAAACTTATTTATGCGTTCGGCGGTGGGTTTTTATGGATGGTGTTTAGTGATTTTATGTTTGAACAAAAAAAGGTTAAATGGATAAAACCTATAGAAAATACGGCGGAAAAATTTGGAAAAATAAACAATATTTCTTTGATGATAGCCACTTTAATAGGTGTTGTCATAATTTATGATGCAAAAAGTTATGAAGTGGCGATTGCATATTTTCTTGGAATTTTATCTTATTCGCTTTTAAAAGCCCTTGATGAATATTTTTCTACCGAAAATGTAAAAAACGGTCTTATGGGGCTTGTTTATCTTGAAGTTTTGGATGCATCTTTTTCATTTGACGGCGTAATAGGGGCGTTTGCAATTACTTCAAATATTATTTTAATAATGCTGGGTCTAGGAATTGGCGCTATGTTTGTCAGAAGCCTTACAATCTGGATGGTGGAAAAAGGTGTAATTGACGAATACAAATACCTTGAACACGGGGCTCATTATGCCATTGGTATTTTGGCTTTTATTATGTTTTTAAAAATTTTTATGGAAATACCGGAAGCTATTACGGGGACATTGGGACTTATTTTATTAATTGCGGCTTTTATTCATTCTAAAATGGAACTTAAAAAATGA
- a CDS encoding UDP-N-acetylmuramate dehydrogenase: protein MKNEKWKIIDFSKFSSIKIGPKIKVKIIDENNYNGEFLIGRATNTLISQNAKNLGILSDKYKFIEYKNGLLKVGAKVKNRMLYNFCKRNNIGGFEFLSHLPGTIGGSIKMNAGVKNEEISNNLVSIKTINGWIKKKDINFSYRYSNIETPVFEAVFEIKRDYDPELDEYLKNLRSNQPKAPSLGSVFKNPKDDFAGRLIEAAGLKGEKKGDIQISPIHGNFFVNLGKGTFEDMIYLIELTKKRVYEKFRIKLEEEIKIIF, encoded by the coding sequence ATGAAAAATGAAAAATGGAAGATAATAGACTTTTCTAAATTTTCTTCTATAAAAATAGGTCCAAAAATTAAAGTAAAAATAATTGATGAAAATAATTATAATGGGGAATTTTTAATAGGACGCGCCACAAACACACTAATTTCCCAAAATGCCAAAAACTTAGGAATTCTTTCGGATAAATACAAATTTATTGAGTATAAAAACGGATTATTGAAAGTCGGTGCAAAAGTTAAAAACAGAATGCTTTATAACTTCTGCAAAAGAAACAATATCGGGGGATTTGAGTTCCTCTCCCACCTACCCGGCACAATCGGCGGAAGTATTAAAATGAACGCAGGCGTAAAAAATGAAGAAATTTCAAACAATTTAGTGTCTATTAAAACAATAAACGGCTGGATTAAAAAAAAAGATATTAATTTTTCTTACAGATATTCTAATATAGAGACACCCGTTTTTGAAGCTGTTTTTGAAATAAAAAGAGATTACGACCCTGAACTTGATGAATATTTAAAAAATCTTCGTTCAAACCAGCCAAAAGCCCCAAGCCTAGGAAGTGTATTTAAAAATCCAAAAGACGATTTTGCCGGAAGACTGATTGAAGCTGCAGGACTCAAAGGAGAGAAAAAAGGAGATATCCAAATTTCACCGATTCACGGCAATTTTTTTGTAAATTTGGGAAAAGGTACATTTGAGGATATGATTTATTTAATTGAACTGACCAAAAAAAGAGTATATGAAAAATTTAGAATAAAACTTGAAGAAGAGATAAAAATCATTTTTTAA
- the nusA gene encoding transcription termination factor NusA: MEKVEDLLSLVAHEKGLDFDEVKDAFKRAVIKTAKKYIGDIDVEIEFNKGKLGIYQVFEVVNDDRALENPEKYLYLDEARDFDENVQLGDKLKVELDLSKLGRSGAAMLQREFEREITRLLENEIYRKLISKLNTIVTGEVIKVDSEENTWVDLNGVKGVLPMRNRIKGERFEVGDVIKALLKFVHFDDKKGIIIELSRTSPKFLEKLIEKAVPEVRDGIIKIHGSARIPGVRSKVAVSSLNPKVEPIGTIIGKNGVRINAVSNELNGENIDVIEYSPKPEIYIARALSPAIVKNVKVDEKKGEATVEVDPDQKAKAIGKNGVNITLASMLTKYKINLEDAKEKTKDTSKLESLFKI; the protein is encoded by the coding sequence GTGGAAAAAGTAGAAGATTTATTATCGTTAGTTGCACACGAAAAAGGGCTTGATTTTGATGAAGTAAAAGATGCTTTTAAAAGAGCCGTAATTAAAACCGCTAAAAAATATATAGGTGATATTGATGTGGAGATTGAATTTAACAAAGGAAAACTTGGAATTTATCAGGTTTTTGAAGTTGTAAATGATGACAGAGCTTTGGAAAATCCCGAAAAATACCTGTATTTAGATGAAGCAAGGGATTTTGATGAAAATGTTCAGCTCGGGGATAAATTAAAAGTGGAACTTGATCTCTCCAAACTTGGAAGAAGCGGTGCGGCTATGCTTCAAAGAGAATTTGAAAGGGAAATTACAAGATTGCTTGAAAATGAAATTTACAGAAAACTTATCTCAAAACTTAATACAATTGTAACAGGTGAAGTTATAAAAGTTGACAGCGAAGAAAACACCTGGGTTGATTTAAACGGGGTTAAGGGTGTTCTTCCTATGAGAAACAGGATAAAAGGTGAAAGATTTGAAGTGGGGGATGTTATAAAAGCTCTTCTTAAATTTGTCCATTTTGACGATAAAAAAGGAATAATTATAGAGCTTAGCCGTACAAGTCCAAAGTTTTTGGAAAAACTTATAGAAAAGGCAGTACCGGAAGTGAGGGACGGTATTATTAAAATACACGGTAGTGCGAGAATTCCAGGAGTCAGAAGTAAAGTGGCGGTAAGTTCGCTTAATCCAAAAGTTGAACCAATCGGTACAATTATAGGTAAAAACGGGGTCAGAATCAATGCCGTAAGTAACGAATTAAACGGAGAAAACATTGATGTAATAGAATATTCCCCTAAACCTGAAATTTATATAGCAAGGGCGCTCTCTCCCGCAATAGTGAAAAATGTAAAAGTGGATGAAAAAAAAGGTGAGGCAACTGTTGAGGTTGATCCGGACCAAAAAGCAAAAGCCATAGGTAAAAATGGGGTTAATATAACTCTTGCTAGTATGCTTACAAAATATAAAATCAATCTTGAAGACGCAAAGGAAAAAACAAAAGACACATCAAAATTGGAAAGTTTGTTTAAAATTTAA
- a CDS encoding HP0268 family nuclease, translating into MTLKLIENDHNAKEISMEEFLKNVKSNSFYYFHKDTSYKNLKDLIDKLTEMGYSVYFREVKYALDEGSYMYEMHIL; encoded by the coding sequence ATGACATTAAAATTAATAGAAAACGACCACAATGCAAAAGAAATTTCAATGGAAGAGTTTTTAAAAAATGTAAAATCTAATTCATTTTACTATTTTCATAAAGACACAAGTTACAAAAATTTAAAAGATTTAATAGACAAACTTACTGAAATGGGATATTCCGTATATTTCAGGGAAGTAAAATACGCTCTTGACGAGGGCAGCTACATGTATGAAATGCATATTTTATAA